Proteins encoded within one genomic window of Panacibacter microcysteis:
- a CDS encoding ABC transporter permease produces the protein MFRIFLKTAVRNIKKNKLYAAINILGLSVGLTACLLIGLYIQHELSYDKFNANADRIVRATMEYGQAGTVNTTATTGTKVGPQFKRTFPAVEEYVRTYLGQSVIKNGDKIFEEPRVLYADPAFFKMFSFSIVAGNAGAALDAPDKIVLTRSMAQKYFGSENAIGKTLTALGKSCTVSAICEDAPQNSQIRFDFVTQFLNLRNVSEENWWTANWITYFLVKDAASVAPLQKQVEAYMKTPQVRTEAGLEGASYLTYHLEPLTTVHLHSALPGFEPNGNIRYIYMFAVVALLILIIACANYTNLATAQSAARTGEIGMRKVMGASKAQVFTQFIGESAVITIIAAFLAFALCMVLIPYFNQLTGKAFTSVMLLQPSSLIGLAVFAIMVSFFAGLYPAILLSGTQIMSVLKKGFTFTGGNGLLRKTLIVVQFGVSVFLIIYTIIIMQQMHYMQNTNLGYSKEHVVVLPATQGMVKEFEAFKSALQQVRGVESVTASYETPEYVEWGDGITATDEKGNHEVSVNAMPVDLDFIKTMKMQLVAGRDFQQSDFAMMDTTNNNTNFRQPFIINETLAKKIGWSANNAINKTVEKGVPGPVVGVVKDFNFSSLHDAIGPLLIFLDRDLTRDFIVRINGNDMQSTIRRLEGLWKQRVTDRPFTYHFLDEDYNKLYLAEQRTSALFTVAAIIAIVLASLGLFALAAFTTVQRTKEIGIRRILGADIKGITLLIAKNFIQLVVLAIIIAVPLAWWAGNTWLQDFAFRIPVKPYVFVMTGAATIIIAFCTVGYHSVKASLSNPVKSLRTE, from the coding sequence ATGTTTAGAATTTTTTTAAAAACTGCAGTCAGGAATATTAAGAAAAACAAGTTGTACGCAGCCATAAACATATTGGGTTTATCTGTTGGGTTAACAGCCTGTTTACTGATCGGCCTTTACATTCAGCATGAACTGAGTTACGACAAATTCAATGCAAATGCCGACAGGATTGTACGTGCTACCATGGAGTATGGCCAGGCCGGCACAGTAAACACAACAGCCACCACCGGCACCAAAGTAGGCCCCCAGTTTAAAAGAACATTTCCTGCAGTGGAAGAATATGTAAGAACCTATCTCGGGCAAAGCGTGATAAAAAATGGCGATAAAATATTCGAGGAGCCGCGTGTATTGTATGCCGACCCTGCATTTTTCAAAATGTTTTCTTTCAGCATTGTAGCGGGCAATGCAGGCGCTGCATTGGATGCGCCGGATAAGATTGTACTGACAAGGTCAATGGCACAAAAATATTTTGGCAGTGAGAATGCCATTGGAAAAACACTTACAGCGTTGGGTAAATCGTGTACTGTTTCGGCCATATGCGAAGATGCCCCGCAAAACTCACAGATCAGGTTTGATTTTGTTACGCAGTTCCTTAACCTGAGAAATGTAAGCGAAGAGAACTGGTGGACCGCCAACTGGATCACTTATTTTCTGGTAAAAGATGCAGCGTCTGTTGCACCCTTGCAAAAGCAGGTGGAAGCTTACATGAAAACGCCACAGGTAAGAACAGAAGCCGGCCTGGAAGGAGCTTCTTACCTTACCTATCACCTGGAGCCTTTAACAACTGTACACCTGCATTCTGCCCTGCCCGGTTTTGAACCCAATGGCAACATAAGGTATATCTATATGTTTGCGGTGGTTGCATTGCTCATACTGATCATTGCATGCGCTAACTATACAAACCTTGCCACAGCGCAATCTGCTGCGCGTACCGGCGAGATCGGTATGCGTAAAGTGATGGGTGCATCTAAAGCGCAGGTATTTACACAGTTTATCGGAGAGTCTGCTGTAATCACCATTATTGCTGCATTCCTGGCCTTTGCCTTATGTATGGTACTGATACCTTATTTCAACCAGCTTACCGGTAAAGCATTTACTTCGGTAATGCTCTTACAGCCTTCTTCACTCATTGGCCTTGCAGTGTTTGCAATAATGGTCAGCTTTTTTGCCGGGTTGTACCCCGCCATACTTTTATCGGGCACGCAGATTATGAGTGTTCTGAAGAAAGGATTCACTTTTACCGGTGGCAATGGCCTGCTAAGGAAAACGCTGATCGTTGTTCAGTTTGGGGTATCTGTGTTTCTTATCATCTATACCATCATCATTATGCAGCAAATGCACTACATGCAAAATACCAATCTGGGTTATAGCAAAGAGCATGTGGTGGTGTTGCCTGCCACGCAGGGCATGGTAAAAGAATTCGAAGCTTTTAAAAGTGCGTTGCAGCAGGTGAGGGGTGTAGAGAGTGTAACCGCGTCTTACGAAACACCGGAGTATGTTGAATGGGGCGATGGCATAACTGCAACAGATGAAAAAGGCAACCACGAAGTTTCGGTAAATGCAATGCCGGTAGATCTGGATTTTATTAAAACCATGAAAATGCAATTGGTTGCCGGCCGCGATTTCCAGCAATCAGATTTTGCAATGATGGATACAACCAATAACAATACAAATTTCCGGCAGCCTTTCATCATCAATGAAACACTTGCAAAAAAAATTGGCTGGAGTGCAAACAATGCCATCAACAAAACCGTTGAAAAAGGAGTGCCGGGCCCGGTTGTAGGCGTTGTAAAAGATTTTAATTTCAGCAGCCTGCATGACGCCATTGGCCCGCTGCTTATATTTCTCGACAGGGATCTTACACGAGATTTTATCGTTCGCATAAACGGGAACGATATGCAATCTACCATACGGCGCCTGGAAGGCTTATGGAAACAGCGTGTAACAGACAGGCCCTTTACTTACCATTTCCTCGACGAAGACTACAACAAACTGTATCTCGCAGAACAAAGAACATCTGCATTGTTTACCGTTGCAGCAATTATTGCCATTGTGCTTGCAAGCCTTGGCCTGTTTGCGCTTGCGGCTTTTACAACCGTACAGCGTACAAAAGAGATTGGCATACGGAGAATATTGGGTGCAGATATAAAAGGCATCACTTTACTGATTGCCAAAAACTTTATTCAACTCGTGGTGCTGGCAATCATTATCGCCGTGCCGCTGGCATGGTGGGCGGGCAATACATGGCTGCAGGACTTTGCTTTCAGAATTCCTGTAAAGCCTTATGTGTTTGTTATGACCGGTGCTGCAACAATTATCATCGCTTTTTGTACAGTAGGCTATCACTCAGTAAAAGCATCGTTGAGCAACCCGGTGAAAAGCCTGCGCACAGAGTAG
- a CDS encoding ABC transporter permease, which translates to MRHKLFSFINIFGLSLSLLVCLLIMSQVLEDLSYDTFSPYAHNTYRVLTNITELKNKKQYQLASSPLPLKGELQRNEQVVQYATQLYPALKGNATFEGKKLPVNAAFTDASFFKVFGFGLLSGNEDDALAVTNGIVISKATAQKFFGNANPVGKTLDFGKMGLYQVTGVLKDNPGKSHLDFDAYASILATEQLRKSNVLPALSASWNTLNDGYTYAVVKPGISSAAFQGLLSRIQQRPELRSAEGSISFTAQPLLDIVPGSDNIYNEISRGNVWAKVLTVIGVGLIILLAACFNYTNLTIARALTRAKEVGVRKVSGATRMQVFMQYIVESMVIAFAALFFACCFIPILQPGFHFTVQLMLFAGVFTFITALAAGSFPSWILSAFKPVQVLKNVSVQKLFGNISLQKALMIFQFSLSILVVMFLSVYYRQFSYLGTIDTGFTAANIITIPASANDKIFVNEIAKISGVKMFNRQSDDFGIRGSGSLQLFLDKPVNGQGIAADYYFADAGTVPLHGLKLVAGSNFDNDNAAAESAVLINRKAVAVLGFKDAAAAINKTVWLNDSTQVAIIGVLADFYDKGAARNINPLVLRNNEAGYNYINILVNAAGKDKTLQEVSRVWKTVNPHAPFEYEWLDQKIAARENQSGTYTQMGFLAFVTISIAALGLLGLVIYTVETKQKEISIRKVIGASVNQLMFLLSKGFVKLIVIAGLIATPVGLILSVLFLQNFPNRVSIGAGTVLVGFIFLLLIGLVTILSNTYRASSANPVKNLRVE; encoded by the coding sequence ATGAGGCACAAACTTTTTTCCTTCATCAATATTTTCGGGCTTTCCCTCAGTTTGCTCGTGTGCCTGCTTATTATGTCGCAGGTATTGGAAGATCTTAGTTATGATACATTTAGCCCCTATGCCCACAATACGTACAGGGTATTGACTAATATAACCGAACTCAAGAACAAAAAGCAATATCAACTGGCAAGTTCGCCGCTGCCACTTAAGGGCGAGTTGCAGCGGAATGAACAGGTGGTGCAATACGCAACACAACTATATCCTGCATTGAAAGGCAATGCAACATTTGAAGGGAAAAAATTACCCGTCAATGCTGCTTTTACAGATGCATCTTTTTTTAAAGTTTTTGGCTTCGGTTTATTGTCAGGCAATGAAGACGATGCACTTGCCGTTACAAATGGCATTGTGATCAGCAAGGCGACTGCGCAGAAGTTTTTTGGTAATGCAAACCCTGTTGGCAAAACACTTGATTTCGGTAAAATGGGTCTTTACCAGGTTACCGGTGTATTAAAAGATAACCCGGGCAAATCTCACCTCGATTTTGATGCTTATGCTTCTATACTTGCAACAGAACAGTTACGGAAAAGTAATGTGTTGCCGGCCTTAAGTGCTAGCTGGAACACCCTGAACGATGGTTACACTTACGCAGTTGTAAAGCCTGGTATAAGCAGCGCTGCTTTCCAGGGTTTGCTCAGCCGCATTCAACAACGGCCCGAATTGAGATCTGCTGAAGGCAGCATTTCTTTCACTGCGCAACCATTGCTGGATATTGTGCCCGGCAGCGATAATATTTACAACGAAATATCCCGTGGCAATGTGTGGGCAAAGGTACTTACGGTTATAGGCGTAGGATTGATCATTTTATTGGCAGCCTGCTTTAATTACACCAACCTTACCATTGCAAGGGCGCTAACAAGAGCGAAAGAAGTGGGCGTAAGAAAAGTTTCCGGGGCCACAAGAATGCAGGTGTTTATGCAGTACATAGTAGAATCAATGGTTATTGCATTTGCTGCATTGTTCTTTGCATGTTGTTTTATTCCCATATTGCAGCCGGGCTTTCATTTTACTGTGCAACTTATGTTGTTTGCAGGTGTGTTCACGTTTATCACGGCACTGGCAGCGGGCTCTTTTCCTTCCTGGATATTATCTGCTTTCAAGCCTGTACAGGTGCTCAAGAATGTGTCTGTACAAAAATTGTTTGGCAATATTTCCCTGCAAAAAGCTTTGATGATCTTCCAGTTCAGTTTGTCCATTCTTGTAGTGATGTTTTTATCGGTCTATTACCGGCAGTTTAGTTATCTCGGTACAATAGACACCGGCTTTACGGCAGCAAATATTATCACCATTCCGGCCTCCGCCAACGATAAGATTTTTGTAAACGAAATAGCAAAGATCAGCGGCGTTAAAATGTTTAACAGGCAGTCAGATGATTTTGGCATAAGAGGCTCGGGCTCTTTGCAGTTGTTTTTAGATAAACCTGTAAATGGCCAGGGCATAGCTGCTGATTATTACTTTGCCGATGCCGGAACGGTGCCACTGCATGGGTTGAAGCTGGTGGCAGGTTCAAATTTTGATAATGATAATGCCGCTGCTGAGTCTGCTGTTTTGATCAACCGGAAAGCTGTTGCTGTACTGGGTTTTAAAGATGCTGCAGCCGCCATCAACAAAACAGTTTGGCTCAACGATTCTACACAGGTGGCCATAATAGGCGTACTGGCAGACTTTTACGATAAAGGTGCAGCAAGAAATATAAACCCGCTCGTACTAAGGAATAATGAAGCCGGTTATAACTACATCAATATTCTTGTAAATGCCGCAGGTAAAGATAAAACGTTACAAGAAGTATCTCGTGTGTGGAAGACAGTAAACCCGCATGCGCCATTTGAATATGAATGGCTCGATCAAAAAATAGCGGCCCGTGAAAACCAGTCCGGGACATACACGCAAATGGGTTTCCTGGCATTTGTTACCATCAGCATTGCTGCACTTGGCTTACTGGGACTGGTTATTTATACCGTAGAAACAAAACAAAAGGAAATAAGTATTCGCAAAGTAATTGGTGCCAGCGTAAACCAGCTAATGTTCCTGCTTTCAAAAGGGTTTGTAAAACTTATTGTTATTGCAGGTCTTATTGCTACACCGGTTGGTTTAATTTTATCGGTGCTGTTCCTGCAAAATTTTCCAAACAGGGTGAGTATTGGTGCCGGCACCGTATTGGTTGGTTTTATTTTTTTACTGCTCATCGGTCTTGTAACCATTTTGTCGAATACATACCGGGCTTCTTCAGCAAACCCGGTAAAGAACCTGAGAGTGGAATAA